In Flavobacterium piscisymbiosum, the sequence AAACTATATTTTTAAAAAAATACAGATATCCGTTGATGCTGGCTTTTTTGATTGCAGCATTTAATCAGTTTTCAGGAATTAATGCATTTTTATATTATGCGCCAAGGATTTTTGCAGAAGCTGGTTTAGAACAAAGTGCAGCCTTAATAAGCAGCGTAGGCATTGGTTTAACTAATTTAATCTTTACACTTATTGGTGTTTTCTTAATTGATGTCCTCGGCCGAAAAGTTCTAATGTATATTGGATCTGTTGGTTACATTATTTCATTAGGATTGGTATCAATTGCTTTTTTTCTAAAGTGGGAGGGAATGCAGGTACCTATTTTTCTGTTTTTATTTATTGCCTCGCATGCCATAGGACAAGGAGCCGTGATTTGGGTTTTTATCTCAGAGATTTTTCCCAATCATTTGCGCGCCAGTGGCCAGGCATTTGGATCTTCGGTGCATTGGATTCTGGCAGCGATTATTCCATCCATGATTCCTTTTTTATTCTCGACAATAGGAGCGGGAACGGTATTTTTGATATTTGCTGTAATGATGGTATTTCAATTGCTCTTCGTAATTTTTATGATGCCGGAAACCAAAGGAAAATCTTTGGAAGAACTTCAGAAAACTACTTTTAAGATTTGAGAGGATAGTAAATTTTGGAGTTATTGATTTTTAAATGCTATTGATAATCTTACAATTTATTGTCAAATTTTTTTTTTTAACTTTTCAGTTAATTAATCTTTCGCTGCGGAATTTCTTTTGATTTTTTAAATTAATATGATTTAAAAACAAAAAAGCTTCAGAGAAATCTGAAGCTTTTTTAGTAGATTATAACACTTTGTAAAATAAATAATATTATTTAATCTAGCTCATAAATGTGTAATTGATTTGTTGTATCTAGGGCATAAATTTTATTTTCAGATATTTGTAAGTCTTTAAATGTCCCCTTCATTTCATCAATTTTAGTTACCCAAAGAATTTCTAAAGTATTATAATCTAAAACTCCAATGTGAGTACCATTCAGTATATCTTTATTTGCTGTAAAATAAATTTTATCTTTTAGAACCTTCCAAAAACCTATTTTTAGGTTTTCATTGTACAAGCTTTCAATTTTTTGATTACGGATTATTTCGCCAGTAATTGCATTTATTTCAACAAGTGGACTATCAGCAGGAGTTGTACTAATTTTTCCATAAATACTTAAAATACTATCATGCTCAGAAATTAGTTCTATAAACCAATCTGATGTGTCATAATCATTATTTTTTTCATAAACTATATGACCAGAATCGATATTTAAAGCGATGAGACTATTTTTGATCTTATCATTTCCTCCTCGATACATTGATATCCATAACTTATTTTCTTTTATACCTAAAATTTTTCTTATTTCACCATAGTGATCTAGGCTAATTTCCCAATTCAAGTTATAAGATTGTAATGATAGAGATTGTAAGTTTGCATTATTACTGAAAAATAAATTGTTATTGGTATCTCTGAAATAATGCTCAATATTAAAACAACCAATTTCATCAATCAAGCCGAAAGAAGAACAATTAAAATTGATTTTAGAAATTAATCTTTTCCCATCAATTTTTTGTACTACTATTAGATCTTTATTATTGTAAGTGTCAAAAAATAAACTGCCATTTATGCTATCAATTATTTTTTTCTCTTGTAATGAGTATACATTCGTGAATTTATTTTTAAAGAAAATTATATTTTCATTACAATTAAAAAATGAACGGACGTCTTTATCAATTTTTAAATTGTTAAAAAACAGATCATCATTATTATTTTTGAATAATATTGAGTTTTCTTTTACCGTAAATGTATTTATGTCTTCTAAAAAATATTGTTTTGTAAACATTATTTAACTGTAATGAAATTATAAAATCTACTTTTTGTGTCTTTGATTAATTCTTTAAAATCATCTTTTGCATCATCTCTATCATCTTCATTTTTATTTTGTGGAAATAGACTTCCTCTTAAAGGAATATTGCTCCAAATAGCATTAAAGGTAGCCTCTCCTTTGTTTGAAAGATTATTAGCGTTTAATAACATTTGTTTAAATTTCTCCTTTATTGGTTGTGGGTCTTTATTTTTATTAAATTTCATGGAATCAAACCAATATTCCAATTTGTCTAAAGATGTTACTTTACTGGCGTCACTTAAATAAGTAATAAACTGTTTTGAAGATCCGGTTATTGTTGTTTGGTCTTTTACAAAATTTAGAAAAGCTAAACCGTCTATTTTCCAACTTTTACACTCAACAATTTTATTTCCATTTTCTATAACATCAGCGAAGGCTGTATTTTTCTCATTTGCATCATTAACAACCTCAATTTTTAGCTCAAAACCAGTTATAGTTCCTATATAAGAAGGGTTTTCCTTTAATACTCTTAGTACAAATGCTGTTGCGTTTACCTGGTGAATACCACCACTTAATATTCCTTTCTTACCAATTACATCATCAAAACCTGGTGCGCCTTTGTAATTGATTGCAAAATAATTGACATAATTTAGATAATTATTTAGCATAATATAGTCTGAGTTACCTGAACTACAAACTTTACAAGGAGCACTTACATTTTTTTGTATAATTGTTTTAAGACCATCGATTTCTCCTATTGTTGAAAGTGAGTTTGAATTATTAAGAATTGTTTTAATTTCTTGTAATACAGCCCAATCTTTTCGATACTGAAGATTTGGTCTGGCATCCTGAACTAGTTTCCATGCTTTTAAAATGTCAAGATCAAATTTAGATATGTTTCCACAAATATAATCACTTCCGTTGCTTTCGTCAATATCTTTTAAAAACTCTTTTTGATTAGGAATATCAAACTCTAATAATTTAATTACAAAATTGTTCAAGTCAGTAATCCCACAAAGTTTAGAAATTGCAGAGAGATTATTGGTATTTGTTTGTAAACGTCTTAAATTTAAACATAATTGAGAATTGGTGGTGTTTTCAATTCTTTCTTTACAAATTGTACATTTTTGTTTTTTCTCTTCCTCTTCTTTTATTTTTTTAGCTACTACTGCAGAAGCATATACAACCTGTACTACACCTTTTACAGATTCTGTTTCTGCTACAATTAATTCAACACTTCCTTGGGCTCCTTTATAGTAAGTAAGATTATAGGGAACTAATTGTATGACAGGAACGTTTTTAACTTCAGGGATGTGCTTAGTTAAGATATCTGTTTGTGGCATCTTGATTACTTTTCCTTCCTTTACGATGGTTAAGTTTGTGACATTTTCAAGTTGACGTGCAGCATTTCCTTCAAAGGAATAATTTTGAAAACCGGAATTAGAAATGACATTCCCTTCATAATTCATCTGTATTATTGGAGTACTAACATCTTCAATGTAAATTCCTGCTGAATTTGGAGTACCTTTTACAGGGATATCATCCAATAAACTAATTACTTTGCCGCCACCACTAAAATCGCTTAAATTATCTAAAGCCTTTTCTATATCTGTAATAGCAGTACCTTCAACAGCTATAATTTCTCCAGTTGTAGCATTTTTTATAATTGTTTTACCATCAGCTTCTAATAGATAAACACCCTTTGCAATAAGTTTTTCGTTTAGTTTTATAGCATTTTCGGCAAGTGATACACTAACTTTTGATAGTTTTGCAATCTGGCTAATTTTTGCCACAGCATATTCACCAGCTGTATATAAAATTGGAAAAATCATTACAGTCAATTGTCCGTATCTATAATAACAGATATCAGCAGTTTTTCCATTTTTTAATTTTGTTTCATTACATTCTGTAAAGTAAGTTTTCTTAAATTCATTGCCAATTTTTACTACTTTCTTTATATTATCAGAAAGAGTATTATATGGCGGAATTAGTACAACACCCAGAATTTGTTCAGGTTGTATTTCTCCTCCTTTATTAATTGTAGTATTTATCGATTTTAGATTTTCATAGTATTTAACATAACTTTGAACTTTAACTTTTAAACCTTCTTTTGCTAAAGTTGCTAAACCATCAACTAATAAAACTACATCTATCATTGCTATAGCCTCATGAGTTGCACCTGCTAAATATTGATCAAAGCCATTTGAGTTTGCAATACTTTCTTCATTTGTTGCGCAATACCACATTCCAAAAAATCCTTGATAGAATACTGTAGCGATTTCTACCAAAGCTTGATCAGAAGGTCGCATGTTCTTGTATATAAAGTTTCCATGAAGTGTTGCTAGACTACTATTTATGTAATCTACCATACAATTATCTGAAGTCTTGAAATTAGGGAATAAATCCTGAATAGCTTTAGGAATTTGTAATTTGTATTCTAATTTTAAAGTTTCTTTTCCGGTGCTATCATAAGTCGCTAATATATAAGAAACCTTTTTTAAAGCTTCGGCTAGTTTTTCTTTATACTTAGGATCATTTTTATCTAAAATGATAAATTCAGCAGCAACAGAATCATCGCCAATTTTTATATCTAATTTGCTTATAAGATCTTTTAGCCTTTCTTCATCACTGCTTGCTCCAGTACCATTACCAGTATTAGAGGTACTACAACCTAAGTAGCCCCAATAAATACTTCTGGTTTCTTTATCTTTTACATAATACTCACTTTTGTTATATCTATCAATATATTTACTTAGTAACTTTTCATCTTTTGCCTTAATTATGCTTTCTAATTCTTTGTTATAAATCGTCCTTAAATATTTACTATTTGGGCAGGATTTATCGTTATCATAAAATAAATAAATTTTGCTTTTATCAACTACAGGCTTTGTTGTTTGAGTAATAATCGAAGTATTATCATCACCAATATATTTATCAGCAGCCCATGCGTAAGTTACTTTGGTTTCGCCTTTATTGGTTACAAAACCACCTAGAAATCCTTTACCAGCTAAATTAATATTTGCTACTGTTTTTTCATCTCCATTACTAATAAATTCCCATTTAGGTGAAAGCCCAAAACCGCCTGCCAATGCCCCAGAAGAACTACTTTGAAATCCATAAAACTTCCAGCCTCCGCTATGAATAATATCCCAGTCGTTATGAGATAGTACAGTTCCGGTTCCGTAATCCATTAAAAGATCTGTTTTACCGGACTCTCCCTTAGTGGCGAATGGATGTTTAAGTCCAAAAATACCATGGCCTAATTCGTGGGCCGCTGTTTTTAAGTCACCGTCACTAAATACAAAAGCATATTGACCTCCCAGAGGCATAAAACCTTTATATCCATCTTGTCCTGGTTTTCCGGTGTAGATGACGTAGTAGGTTTCGCTATTGTAAGTAAAATTAGGATTGGCTTCGATTTGATTTTTAATATCGATTTGGCCATTGCTGTAAAAATTGATAAGACCGCTGTCTCCGCATTGTATTGCAGCCGGTAGTGAACCTATGGTTAAATCCTGAGCAGTTACATCAAATTTTATCCCGACTTTGTTATATACTTCATTAAGAAAATCTTTTGCGTTATCGGCACTTGGTGCATTTGCTCCGTTGACACTTAAAATCGTGACGTTAATAACGGGTTTTTGAGCAAGTTGCCATAGATTTACTTTACCGGCAATATCTGATTTGCCTTCAATAGTTTTGGCAAGATCCTGAGGATCTTTTTGCGTCGCACCTTTTACAATAGCAATAATGCTTTCTTTTGAGAAGTTTAATGTTTTCGTGACAGTTATTATTGCTTCAGTATTGCTGTCATTCCATTTAAAGTTTACATCTGCACCTGCATTTGTTTTGAAAACAACGTCTTTTATTGTTTTTCCGTTTTTAAATTCGGCTTCAGCAATAAAGGTTTCCGGGCCATTTAAGTCAGATACTGCCTTATAATTTACATTATAAATACCTCCACTTTCCATCGGAATGGTTTCATAAGTGTCTTTTAGTTTTTGTGAACCTGAATCTGGGAGAACATCAAAAGCATATTGACTTTTTTCTCCATTTTTAAACGTTATTTTCACATCCGGAGAAGTAATTTTCACCACATCGCCGCTGGCAGACATACCGTTTGTATTTGCCGCAGTTGCTTTACCCCCTGCAGCAGCATTGGCAATAACCGGTGCACCCACGCCATTTGCCGGAATTGTTACTACTTTTCCTGTACTGTCTGTGTAAACTCTTTCGTATGGCGATTTCGCAATGGTTGATATTTGACCGTCTTTACCTGTTACTGTCGTACTTCCGTCTGCATTTAATACTACCGAAACTACTTCGTAATCGAACTTACCTTCTATAGGTTTTCCGTTACTGCCAAATACTTCATCAAATGCACCATCGAGATTGGCAATGTTTTTCCAGGTAGGATCGTAACTCGCTATGATTTCTCCTGAAATTAATTTGAAATCAGTATTAATTCCAATATTATTAAACGTTATTCGAATACGCGTATGTTCACCAATATTGGTAGAATACTTGCTAATATCTCCTGCAATTTCGCCGGCTTTCTCATTTACTTTTGTTCCAACATCAGCAACTTTATCTTTTATTTTTCCGGCAGAATTTTCTATTGAATCTCCTGTAGGATTGTCCAGACGATTAGAAACCTTAGTTGCAGTATTAGAAGCTAAATTTGCTGATGCATTGGCTGCTGCACCAACTTTTCCTGTAATTTCAGCTCCTTTGTTGGCAATATCCTTCAAATTATCAGCGGCATCAATCAGTTTTCTGAATTTTTCTATAAAAGGTAATGTTACATAACCTTCTCCACTAAAATTGCCATTGCTTCCGGTCGCTTTAATAACCACAATTGGAAAATCACCCGCCGTTACAACATCATTTTGATAAAGATTTGGAAGCGGCGTTGTGTTGCCTAAATCGTTAGGGTCTGGTTTGATACCACAACCTTCAAAAGCAATTTCGTCTCTTGCAACAGTTGTAAATTCTTTGATTGTACTATGGGTATATTTACCGGGGTCGCAGGAAGAACCTACAGTGTATTCATAAACAGTATTTGGTTTTAGGTTGCTTATGGTTATGTTTTCTCTGGGAGTAACCTGCTTATACCATTCTGAATTGGCATTTTTTTCGCGATAATTTACCTGATAATCATAATTGTCGATATTACCGCTCCAGGCTATTTTTGCCTGATTTTCGCTAACGCCCGAAGTGGTTATAGCAAGTGGCGGAGTACAGGATATTTCATAATCAAAAGAAAAAATTTCGCTGTAACCGTTGTTTTTAAAAACACCTAT encodes:
- a CDS encoding fibronectin type III domain-containing protein, translating into MDKYQLPKMLKKLHLYLLILCALIGFEGYAQTYPISITTQLTQPSPIYLNNYANATTINSPIKIQLVLNDLTISNRQVKLKIYFQGNGITFNTNDFVVGARPLYLEGGFPLQLTNVDLAPYFEYQNLLGVNPNQYAQPLPEGIYNIYVEVYDFATGKKLSSKTRTNTIIFQNEPPFLNLPLNNASIMHQNIQNIIFSWTPRSINVSNVEYEFSLVEIWDKYTPIQNAFAYSPPLYTKTTRATTLQYSINEPQLIPGKKYAWRIKAKAILGAEEIGVFKNNGYSEIFSFDYEISCTPPLAITTSGVSENQAKIAWSGNIDNYDYQVNYREKNANSEWYKQVTPRENITISNLKPNTVYEYTVGSSCDPGKYTHSTIKEFTTVARDEIAFEGCGIKPDPNDLGNTTPLPNLYQNDVVTAGDFPIVVIKATGSNGNFSGEGYVTLPFIEKFRKLIDAADNLKDIANKGAEITGKVGAAANASANLASNTATKVSNRLDNPTGDSIENSAGKIKDKVADVGTKVNEKAGEIAGDISKYSTNIGEHTRIRITFNNIGINTDFKLISGEIIASYDPTWKNIANLDGAFDEVFGSNGKPIEGKFDYEVVSVVLNADGSTTVTGKDGQISTIAKSPYERVYTDSTGKVVTIPANGVGAPVIANAAAGGKATAANTNGMSASGDVVKITSPDVKITFKNGEKSQYAFDVLPDSGSQKLKDTYETIPMESGGIYNVNYKAVSDLNGPETFIAEAEFKNGKTIKDVVFKTNAGADVNFKWNDSNTEAIITVTKTLNFSKESIIAIVKGATQKDPQDLAKTIEGKSDIAGKVNLWQLAQKPVINVTILSVNGANAPSADNAKDFLNEVYNKVGIKFDVTAQDLTIGSLPAAIQCGDSGLINFYSNGQIDIKNQIEANPNFTYNSETYYVIYTGKPGQDGYKGFMPLGGQYAFVFSDGDLKTAAHELGHGIFGLKHPFATKGESGKTDLLMDYGTGTVLSHNDWDIIHSGGWKFYGFQSSSSGALAGGFGLSPKWEFISNGDEKTVANINLAGKGFLGGFVTNKGETKVTYAWAADKYIGDDNTSIITQTTKPVVDKSKIYLFYDNDKSCPNSKYLRTIYNKELESIIKAKDEKLLSKYIDRYNKSEYYVKDKETRSIYWGYLGCSTSNTGNGTGASSDEERLKDLISKLDIKIGDDSVAAEFIILDKNDPKYKEKLAEALKKVSYILATYDSTGKETLKLEYKLQIPKAIQDLFPNFKTSDNCMVDYINSSLATLHGNFIYKNMRPSDQALVEIATVFYQGFFGMWYCATNEESIANSNGFDQYLAGATHEAIAMIDVVLLVDGLATLAKEGLKVKVQSYVKYYENLKSINTTINKGGEIQPEQILGVVLIPPYNTLSDNIKKVVKIGNEFKKTYFTECNETKLKNGKTADICYYRYGQLTVMIFPILYTAGEYAVAKISQIAKLSKVSVSLAENAIKLNEKLIAKGVYLLEADGKTIIKNATTGEIIAVEGTAITDIEKALDNLSDFSGGGKVISLLDDIPVKGTPNSAGIYIEDVSTPIIQMNYEGNVISNSGFQNYSFEGNAARQLENVTNLTIVKEGKVIKMPQTDILTKHIPEVKNVPVIQLVPYNLTYYKGAQGSVELIVAETESVKGVVQVVYASAVVAKKIKEEEEKKQKCTICKERIENTTNSQLCLNLRRLQTNTNNLSAISKLCGITDLNNFVIKLLEFDIPNQKEFLKDIDESNGSDYICGNISKFDLDILKAWKLVQDARPNLQYRKDWAVLQEIKTILNNSNSLSTIGEIDGLKTIIQKNVSAPCKVCSSGNSDYIMLNNYLNYVNYFAINYKGAPGFDDVIGKKGILSGGIHQVNATAFVLRVLKENPSYIGTITGFELKIEVVNDANEKNTAFADVIENGNKIVECKSWKIDGLAFLNFVKDQTTITGSSKQFITYLSDASKVTSLDKLEYWFDSMKFNKNKDPQPIKEKFKQMLLNANNLSNKGEATFNAIWSNIPLRGSLFPQNKNEDDRDDAKDDFKELIKDTKSRFYNFITVK